Part of the Dyella humicola genome, CGTCTGCCGCGAGGAATGGCTGGCCGTACTTGGCTACCCGGCGCTGGCGCTGCCGGAGGATGTCCAGTGCGAGGCCGGCGCGGCGTTCGATCAGTGGATACAACGGTTGTCCGAGTCGAGCTTGTCGCTGCCCCGCGATGCGAGGCTTCCGCGCTGTGCCGATCCGGATGACCAGAAATTCCTCGAACTGGCGCTGGCAGCCGGCGCGCGATGGCTGCTCAGCAAGGACAAGGCCGTGCTGCAGCTCGCCCGGCGCACCGCGCGCGAGGGATGGTTCGAGATCCTGACGCCGTCGGCCTGGGTGCCACCGGTCACGTAAGGGCGCGATTCACGTCGGTTTGATCGCACAAACGCGATGCTCGCTCGTGCCGTGTCGACGCGAGGAGCTCAGGCGATGAAAGCGATGCTAGGTGGATTGGCTGCCATCGTGCTGGCCGGCTGCGGTACGGCAACCACCCATGACACTGCGATCCGCAACGCCGTCAGCAATCGATTGTTCCTGTACCAGGCACCGGGCGATGGCGATGCCACCTTGCTGGTGGTCCGCGACAACGGCTTGTTCGGCGGCGGCTGCTCCAGCCAGATCTTCATTGACGACAAGCAGGCAGCGCAGCTGGAAATCGGTGAGCAGGCGGCGTTCCGCCTACCCAGTGGCACGCATGCGATCTCGCTGCAGAACTCCGGCGCCTGTCGCCGCTTGAGGGATGCCAGGGTGGATGCGACCCTGGGCGCTGGCCAGGACAGCACCGTGCAAGTGAATGCGCGGGGATCGTCGCTGTCGATGGCGAAGCGCTGAGTGACTGCCGCTCCGGTGCCGGGGTGACATGATGGAGTGAGCGCCATGCTTGACCCTGTCCTGATCCATTGTCCGTATTGCGGTGAGCCGATCGAGATCCTGGTCGACGGCTCGGTGGACAGTCAGCGCTATATCGAAGACTGCCAGGTCTGCTGCCGTCCCATCGAGATTGCCGTCGACGTCGGCGAGGACGGCGAACTGCATGTCGGCGTCAGCTCGGAGAACGACGGTTGATCGTGTCGCCCCGACTCAGCCCAGTGCATTCGAGTCGATCACGTTGACGCCCAACTGGTCATAACGCACGCGGGTCGCGAGGTCGGCATCGGCATCGGGCGAAACCGGGCGGGTCAGGTCCCACAGCACATGCGTGCGAAAGCCCAGTTCGACCGCATCCTGCGCCGTCCACAACACGCATACGTCTCGCGCCAGCCCGCAGACATACACTTCGTCAACGTCATGTTCGCGCAGCCAGTCGGCGAGTCCGGTCGAGGGGCGCTGGCCGTCGGGTCCGTGGTTTTCACGAAAGCCGCTATAGGAATCCACGCGCGGATCGTCGCCCTTGCGAATAACCGTGTCCACGCCAGACCAGTCGATCCCAGGGTGCAGCGCCGCTCCTGCTGTGTCCTGCACGCAGTGGGTGGGCCATAGCGTTTGGGCATGGCCATACAGCGGAATGCGCTCGAACGGTTCGCGGCCCGGATGGGTGCTGGCAAAGGAGACGTGACCGGCAGGGTGCCAGTCCTGGGTAGCAACCGCATGTCGGAACAGGTGCCGCTTCAGCAACTGATCGATGCCGGGGACGATGGCATCGCCCTCATGGCAGGCCAGGGCACCGCCGGGCATGAAGTCTGGCTGCACGTCGACCAGGATCAGGGCGGCGCGACTGCTGATGGGCTGGCTCATGCGTCGTCCGGAGCTCGTAATAGGTTGCGTTCACCGAGTCTAGCCGTCCAACTGCTTGTAACGATGTGACTAATTCGACGAGTGATGTGTACGCAATGTGTGCTGTTCAGGGTAGGGTATTTCCTACATTGAGCCATCAGGCCGTTCGTAAGCCGCTTCGCTAAGGGCATAATGCCTGCAAACAACAACAATGGTGGACAGGGGTATGCCTTACGACCAGTCGTGGATGGGGTACGGCCTGACAGGTGGCCTGGAAGCCGGTGTCATCGCGGCCGTGGTGGCTTTTCTGTTGTTTGGTCTGATCCACTGGGTCGGCCGGACCCAAGGCTGGAGCCTGGGCCTGGAAATCAGCTGGACGGCCGTGCTGAGCATGCTGCTGGCCGGCGGTGGCGACCTGTGGAACCTGTTCTATTTCAACTATGGACGATTGCAATCGCTGGAGTTGCTGCGGGCGCGCCTGGCCGAAGTGCACGATCCCGACAGCATCGGCTTGCGCGTGCTGTGCGAACTCGTTGGTGTTGTCATCGGCGTGTATCTCGGCTGGTTGCTGTTCGCCCGGCGCCGACTGTCCTGATCTTGCCGTGGCGGAGCCCAGGCTGCCAAGCCTGGTGCCCGGCTCGGACGTTTTGCCTTCCTCTCCACGCACGTTGTGGCCATGAATACCCAAGCTGAAGTGGCCGGCAGCGGCCTGCCATTGACCCTCCGCATCGTCCAGATCGTTTGTTTCACCTTTCTGGCCTACCTGGTCATCGGCATGCAGTTGGCGGTGCTGCCGCCCTTCGTGCATAACGACCTGGGCTTTGGCGCGGTGCTGGCGGGCCTGGTGATCAGCACGCAGTACGTCGCCACCTTGCTCAGCCGCGGGTTCGCCGGACGCACGTCCGACACGGCCGGCCCCAAGCGGGCGGCGCTGATCGGCCTGGCTGCCTGTGGCGGCAGCGGTCTGTTGATGATGGGCGCAGCGTTGTTGCA contains:
- a CDS encoding putative toxin-antitoxin system toxin component, PIN family, whose protein sequence is MRAMPDRTPRLVLDTNVALDLFVFRDAGCARLWSALQAGTVQAVVDDVCREEWLAVLGYPALALPEDVQCEAGAAFDQWIQRLSESSLSLPRDARLPRCADPDDQKFLELALAAGARWLLSKDKAVLQLARRTAREGWFEILTPSAWVPPVT
- the pncA gene encoding bifunctional nicotinamidase/pyrazinamidase is translated as MSQPISSRAALILVDVQPDFMPGGALACHEGDAIVPGIDQLLKRHLFRHAVATQDWHPAGHVSFASTHPGREPFERIPLYGHAQTLWPTHCVQDTAGAALHPGIDWSGVDTVIRKGDDPRVDSYSGFRENHGPDGQRPSTGLADWLREHDVDEVYVCGLARDVCVLWTAQDAVELGFRTHVLWDLTRPVSPDADADLATRVRYDQLGVNVIDSNALG
- a CDS encoding CPXCG motif-containing cysteine-rich protein, with product MLDPVLIHCPYCGEPIEILVDGSVDSQRYIEDCQVCCRPIEIAVDVGEDGELHVGVSSENDG